Genomic window (Candidatus Hydrogenedentota bacterium):
ACGCGCCGCGGCCCGAGGCGCCCTGCTGGTAGATGTACAGGTAGCCGTCGATGTTGCTCTCGAAAACAAGCCGGATGCGGTCGCCGCTGTGGAACCGGTGCTTGTCCGTCACTTCCTGCACGTTGTTTTCGCGGTCCAGCAGCAGAACCTTGTAGCGCAGCGTCATCTGCGGCGCGGCGGCCGCCTGCTGCTCCTGCTGCTGCTCCTGCTGCGTCGCATCGTCCGCGGTGACGGTCGTAGTGGTGATTTCGACCGTGCCCGTTCCTTCCTGCACTTCAATCCCGACTTGCGGCTCGAACAGCGAAATCAGCGGCGCGTAATAGCTGAACGTGCCGTAGTGCGTTTCCTTCGCGTCCGGCACGGGGACAGCTTCCGGGGCGGCGCCGTCATCGGCGGCCTGTGCGAAGGCCGGGCATAGCACTGCCAGCACCGCCGCCATGCCGCACAGGGCCAGAGTCTTTTTCAGTGGGCTCATCGTGTGATTCCCTTTTGGTTGTTTTTCCGTTGCGCGCCGCGCCGGTTCAAGGCTGATGTTCCAGGTCCAGGTACACGGCCACAGGCCGCGTGAAACCTTCCTGGCCGTGGTCGGTAACGTAATTGCCGCCCTGGCCGTCGTCGTTGGACTCGTACTGCTCCAGCGTCAGGTCCTTGCTCTTGCCCAGCGTGACGCAACTGGCCGCGACCTGGTCCCACAGGTTCTGCTGCGCGGAGCTCAGATTCAGCGGCTCTTCGAGGTCGCGCGCCTGTTCCGCCATCTGCTCCCACTCCTGCACCGGCTTCGGCGAAATCACGAGGCAGAGCCTTTCCACGCCCGGCGTCTCGTCAAAGACAAACGGCGTCTTGATGGTCGGCACGGTCGTGTCCGTGCGCGGCTGCACATGATTATCCGGGCCGGCGATGCCCGGGAACATCATCGTCACCTTGCCCGACGAGCCCTTGCAGACGAGGTAGGCGTAACATTCGACGTTTGTGCCGAATTTGAAGTATATCTTGTCGCCGGAGCGGAAGCCGCCCTTGCTGTCCAGGAGCAGGTCGCGCGTTTCCGCGCGCTCGACCCAGTAACGGATAGTGGGCTGGGAGGCGGAAGCTTGCGACGCCTCGCCGCTATCCTGCGGCGAACCCGCCGAGGACGGCCCAGCCGTCGAAGAGCCCGCTTGTTGAAAGTAGATGTCGCGGTTGGAGGCGTCTGAACCGGCCCACGAGGCGCCCGCCGCGACCAGGGCAAGCACGCAGGCCGCCACGAACAAGCCCCTTGTCAAATACACTCGCTTATGCATGATTCTCATCCTCCTCTGCGTTTGGTTGACCGCTCGATTTTCCCCATGAGAGGCTTGGCGTCCTCTCCCTTCAACACTATGGACACCGCCCGCGCGGCAAAGTTCGCGCGGCCCGGAGATTACCTACGGGCCTGGCTGAGCCGGAAACAGGTCGTCCAGGCTTATCGGCACG
Coding sequences:
- a CDS encoding DUF4384 domain-containing protein produces the protein MSPLKKTLALCGMAAVLAVLCPAFAQAADDGAAPEAVPVPDAKETHYGTFSYYAPLISLFEPQVGIEVQEGTGTVEITTTTVTADDATQQEQQQEQQAAAAPQMTLRYKVLLLDRENNVQEVTDKHRFHSGDRIRLVFESNIDGYLYIYQQGASGRGACLFPDPRINNGANSVRQYRRISVPPPTGASRGWWRFDKAAGDEELYLFLSPEPIAELASLVPAEGGFLDESGWQVVTQYTGKASAGGAAKVYYEEAGMDGWDYGDEPPQAYVVTQTPVLVHHLTLRHEK
- a CDS encoding DUF4384 domain-containing protein; translated protein: MHKRVYLTRGLFVAACVLALVAAGASWAGSDASNRDIYFQQAGSSTAGPSSAGSPQDSGEASQASASQPTIRYWVERAETRDLLLDSKGGFRSGDKIYFKFGTNVECYAYLVCKGSSGKVTMMFPGIAGPDNHVQPRTDTTVPTIKTPFVFDETPGVERLCLVISPKPVQEWEQMAEQARDLEEPLNLSSAQQNLWDQVAASCVTLGKSKDLTLEQYESNDDGQGGNYVTDHGQEGFTRPVAVYLDLEHQP